A single region of the Leptotrichia sp. oral taxon 215 str. W9775 genome encodes:
- a CDS encoding co-chaperone GroES yields the protein MIIKPLGKRVLIKQVEQEEVTKSGIVLPGTASKEKPITGEVIAVGKDVEDVKAGDKVIFEKYTGTEVKDGDDSFLILDIDNVLAITE from the coding sequence ATGATAATTAAACCTTTAGGAAAAAGAGTATTGATTAAACAGGTAGAACAGGAAGAAGTTACAAAAAGCGGAATAGTTCTTCCGGGAACAGCATCAAAGGAAAAACCTATTACAGGAGAGGTTATTGCAGTAGGAAAAGATGTGGAAGATGTAAAGGCAGGAGATAAGGTAATATTTGAAAAATATACAGGAACAGAAGTAAAAGATGGAGATGATTCATTTCTTATACTTGATATAGATAACGTGCTGGCTATTACAGAATAG
- the ybeY gene encoding rRNA maturation RNase YbeY produces the protein MLECDITYEIEELEEYLDEEKIREFGSFILKSEYNEEYEKNDYYLSLLITTNDVIQTINRDYRDKDAVTDVISFAYNETENIGPMNILGDIVISLDRVKEQAKEYGHSDEREFYYVFCHGLLHLLGYDHIIEEEKAVMRKREEEILSQFNYTRD, from the coding sequence ATGCTGGAATGTGACATAACATATGAAATAGAAGAGCTTGAGGAATATCTCGATGAAGAAAAAATAAGGGAATTTGGAAGTTTTATATTAAAAAGCGAATATAACGAAGAATATGAAAAAAATGACTATTATCTTTCATTGCTGATAACTACAAATGATGTTATTCAGACAATAAATAGAGATTATAGGGATAAGGATGCTGTAACAGATGTAATTTCATTTGCCTATAATGAAACAGAAAATATAGGGCCTATGAATATACTTGGAGATATTGTAATTTCTCTAGATAGGGTAAAGGAACAGGCAAAGGAATATGGCCATTCTGATGAAAGGGAATTTTACTATGTTTTTTGTCATGGATTGCTTCATCTGCTTGGATACGACCATATAATTGAAGAAGAAAAGGCTGTGATGAGAAAACGTGAGGAAGAAATACTTTCACAGTTTAATTATACAAGAGATTAA
- a CDS encoding HD family phosphohydrolase gives MVINIFGREIVLEVKEKRKQSSSNVKKRKKFLFRFGLAILVFLIFGIIIEISRLQRDYKIGSVAQSDIIAYKNVTYYMDILDDNIQDKIIKTTTPEYDEIPEVKKETIDSINSFFQDMKGIDVSNDETIKNYIKEHKYNLTVEDYKQLAVRNDVGYIVNLITTATEAYGIGVVKAEDFPKILRKKDIKIDGLDAKLLKNFIKPNLKINDDATAKKIEENLRSLQDKEVKIYKGDIIVKKGDTIDSDAYTKLEKLNMIRKDDKVRKTVGLAVTFIMIAALFYFILKKYSEKEVESNAFYPSIITIIITNGLYIIFFHSEYSIYLLPFAMIPIMLTVLGNKIYALTFTFFNMMILSRDESWFLVTLAVSVVAIYKADKLTNRTNIVKLGIFLGVFQALLTLSYGLVNQLEFISLMFMIIFSVFSGIFTGMLSLALLPYLENTFDILTDIKLLELSDFSHTLLKQLLLVAPGTFHHSIMVGALAESGAEAVGANATFARIASYYHDIGKMKLPTFFVENQKGGENPHDKIKASLSALIITSHTKDGYILGKQNKLPREILDVILEHHGTTLVQYFYYKALENGENVLESDFRYSGPKPRTKESAIILLADTIEAAVRSSEDKSREGLENLIRYLIRYKIDDNQLSDADLTLGEIEKVTQAFLNTLQGAYHERIKYPKLDEKVRKR, from the coding sequence ATGGTAATTAATATATTCGGGCGTGAAATTGTTCTGGAAGTAAAGGAAAAAAGAAAGCAGAGCAGCAGTAATGTAAAGAAGCGGAAAAAATTTCTATTCCGTTTTGGACTTGCTATTCTTGTATTTCTAATTTTTGGTATAATTATAGAAATTTCAAGATTACAGCGGGATTATAAAATCGGTTCCGTTGCTCAATCTGACATAATTGCCTATAAGAATGTCACATATTATATGGATATTCTGGATGACAATATTCAGGATAAGATAATAAAAACTACAACTCCGGAATATGATGAAATTCCGGAAGTGAAAAAGGAAACGATAGATTCAATTAATTCATTCTTTCAGGATATGAAAGGAATTGATGTTTCCAATGATGAAACAATAAAAAATTATATAAAGGAACATAAGTATAATCTTACTGTTGAAGATTACAAACAGCTGGCAGTGAGAAATGATGTTGGTTATATAGTTAACCTTATAACTACGGCTACAGAAGCTTATGGTATAGGAGTAGTAAAGGCAGAAGATTTTCCAAAAATACTTAGAAAAAAAGATATTAAAATAGATGGTCTGGATGCAAAACTGTTAAAGAATTTTATTAAGCCAAATTTGAAAATAAACGATGATGCAACAGCAAAAAAAATTGAAGAGAATCTCCGTTCGCTTCAGGATAAGGAAGTGAAAATATATAAAGGGGATATTATTGTGAAAAAAGGTGATACTATTGACAGTGATGCATATACGAAACTTGAAAAATTAAATATGATAAGAAAAGATGACAAAGTAAGAAAAACAGTTGGACTTGCTGTAACATTCATAATGATAGCTGCTTTATTTTATTTCATATTAAAGAAATATTCTGAAAAGGAAGTGGAATCAAACGCATTTTATCCGTCAATAATAACAATAATTATAACTAACGGATTATACATTATATTTTTCCACAGTGAATACAGTATATATCTTTTACCTTTTGCAATGATACCTATTATGCTGACTGTATTGGGAAATAAAATATATGCACTGACCTTTACATTTTTCAATATGATGATTCTTTCAAGGGATGAATCGTGGTTTCTAGTAACACTTGCGGTATCGGTAGTTGCCATTTACAAGGCTGATAAACTGACAAACAGGACTAATATAGTGAAACTGGGGATATTTTTAGGAGTATTCCAGGCATTGCTTACTTTAAGTTATGGACTTGTAAATCAGCTGGAATTTATATCATTGATGTTCATGATTATATTTTCTGTATTCTCAGGAATATTTACAGGAATGCTGTCACTGGCGTTACTGCCTTATCTGGAAAACACCTTTGATATACTGACGGATATTAAGCTGCTTGAATTAAGTGACTTTTCACATACGTTATTAAAACAGCTGCTGCTTGTAGCTCCGGGAACATTCCACCACAGCATAATGGTAGGGGCACTTGCAGAAAGTGGAGCGGAGGCAGTTGGAGCAAATGCAACCTTTGCAAGAATTGCTTCCTACTATCATGATATCGGTAAAATGAAATTACCTACATTCTTTGTGGAAAACCAGAAAGGTGGAGAAAATCCTCATGATAAAATAAAGGCTTCATTAAGTGCACTGATAATAACTTCCCATACAAAGGACGGGTATATTTTAGGAAAACAGAATAAGCTTCCTAGGGAAATACTTGATGTAATACTTGAACATCATGGAACTACACTGGTTCAGTATTTTTATTACAAGGCACTTGAAAATGGTGAAAACGTTCTGGAATCAGATTTCAGATACAGCGGTCCAAAGCCGAGAACAAAGGAATCAGCAATTATCTTACTTGCAGATACGATAGAAGCTGCAGTAAGGTCTTCCGAAGATAAAAGTAGGGAAGGACTGGAAAATCTTATAAGATATCTTATAAGATATAAAATTGATGATAACCAGTTAAGTGATGCAGATTTAACTTTAGGTGAAATAGAAAAAGTTACTCAGGCATTCCTTAATACTTTACAGGGTGCTTATCATGAAAGAATAAAATATCCTAAACTTGATGAAAAAGTTAGAAAGAGGTAG
- a CDS encoding diacylglycerol kinase, with translation MSEQNQEKKPKKGFFMFGKKPENYDWDIKKERERDRRIIDSFNFAIEGLTASLRNEKHMKFHILLAIIVVILAILTNATKVEILIISLSVSFVIITEMINTSVEALVDLISPNRHPLAKLAKDVAAGAVLVSAINALCVGYLLFYDKLLDIFDSKNDLHIMAARKGNIAVLILVLTAIIVVVIKTFYKHGTPLEGGMPSGHSAIGFATFGIIMFMTSDIRIQALGLFMALLVAQSRVKAGIHSFKEVLAGGILGFMIAFIIMFTLVQFRILYN, from the coding sequence ATGAGTGAACAGAATCAGGAGAAAAAGCCTAAAAAAGGTTTCTTTATGTTTGGGAAAAAACCTGAAAATTATGACTGGGATATAAAGAAGGAAAGGGAGAGGGATCGTAGGATTATCGACAGCTTTAATTTTGCAATAGAAGGGCTGACAGCTTCATTAAGAAATGAAAAACATATGAAATTTCATATATTGCTGGCAATAATAGTCGTAATTCTTGCGATACTTACAAATGCCACAAAGGTGGAAATATTAATAATTTCTTTATCAGTTTCATTTGTTATAATAACTGAAATGATAAATACTTCGGTTGAAGCACTTGTGGATCTTATATCACCAAATAGACATCCTCTGGCAAAACTTGCCAAGGATGTGGCGGCAGGAGCGGTACTTGTGTCAGCTATAAATGCACTTTGTGTAGGTTATCTTCTGTTTTATGATAAACTTCTTGATATATTTGACAGTAAGAATGATTTGCATATTATGGCTGCAAGAAAGGGAAATATTGCAGTGCTTATATTGGTTCTGACTGCAATCATAGTAGTTGTAATCAAAACCTTTTATAAACATGGAACACCACTTGAAGGTGGAATGCCGAGTGGACACAGTGCGATAGGATTTGCCACTTTCGGTATAATAATGTTCATGACAAGTGATATAAGGATACAGGCATTAGGGCTGTTCATGGCACTTCTGGTGGCTCAGAGCAGGGTTAAAGCAGGAATACACAGTTTCAAGGAAGTTCTTGCAGGTGGAATACTAGGATTTATGATAGCTTTTATAATTATGTTTACACTTGTGCAGTTCAGGATACTGTATAATTAG
- a CDS encoding manganese-dependent inorganic pyrophosphatase, whose amino-acid sequence MSILVFGHKNPDTDTICSAIAYAELKGKLGKDVKAVRLGEVNEETKFVLDYFKVEKPELIESVSGKEIMLVDHNERTQTADGFEEAKVLELVDHHRISNFNVDEPLYVRMEPVGCTATIILKLFKENNLLPEPTTAGLMLSAIVSDTLLFKSPTCTGCDVKAGKELAEIAGVNVEEYGLEMLKAGTALGGKSESELINMDMKIFEVDGSKIGVAQVNTVNEAELLERKEKLLAEINNIINKEGLKFFIFAITNILSNDSTGIVAGDGNAVIEKAFNEKIDNNLIALKGVVSRKKQIIPPLTKAIQEA is encoded by the coding sequence ATGTCAATATTAGTTTTTGGACACAAAAATCCGGATACGGATACAATCTGTTCAGCAATAGCATATGCTGAATTAAAAGGAAAATTGGGGAAAGATGTAAAAGCGGTAAGATTAGGAGAAGTAAACGAAGAAACAAAATTTGTGTTAGATTATTTTAAGGTTGAAAAGCCTGAATTGATAGAAAGCGTTTCAGGAAAAGAAATAATGCTTGTGGATCACAATGAAAGAACTCAGACTGCTGACGGATTTGAAGAAGCAAAAGTTCTTGAACTTGTAGATCATCACAGAATATCAAATTTTAATGTGGATGAACCTCTATATGTGAGAATGGAGCCGGTAGGATGTACTGCCACAATAATACTTAAACTTTTTAAGGAAAATAATCTTCTTCCTGAACCAACAACAGCAGGACTGATGTTAAGTGCAATTGTTTCAGATACATTGCTGTTTAAATCACCTACATGTACAGGATGTGACGTGAAGGCAGGAAAGGAACTTGCTGAAATAGCAGGAGTAAATGTTGAAGAATATGGACTTGAAATGCTGAAGGCAGGAACAGCTTTAGGTGGAAAATCAGAATCAGAATTAATAAATATGGACATGAAAATATTTGAAGTGGATGGTTCAAAAATTGGAGTGGCACAGGTAAATACTGTAAATGAAGCAGAGCTTCTTGAAAGAAAGGAAAAACTTCTGGCAGAAATAAATAACATTATAAATAAAGAAGGATTGAAATTCTTTATATTTGCAATAACTAATATATTATCAAATGATTCAACAGGAATAGTTGCAGGAGACGGAAATGCAGTTATAGAAAAAGCCTTCAATGAAAAAATTGATAATAACTTAATAGCATTAAAAGGAGTAGTTTCAAGAAAGAAACAAATTATACCTCCTTTAACAAAAGCTATTCAGGAAGCATAA
- a CDS encoding peptidylprolyl isomerase, translating to MKKFTLLLGILMLTFFSIGNAKMTKEERKFKKAMKSFEMEAVIKTTKGDISVYLYPEAAPKNVANFVYLAKNNFYNGLTFHRVIQNVLIQGGDPLGNGTGGTGYTVNDEISDWLSFENAGMLAMANSGQNTNSSQFFITISPLTQLDGKHTIIGETKSRQDLSVVRVIRPDDKILSIEIKGRKIDDFLNYFAYETTQWDAILKASQQQ from the coding sequence ATGAAAAAGTTTACATTATTATTAGGAATTTTGATGCTTACATTCTTTAGTATCGGAAATGCTAAAATGACAAAAGAAGAAAGAAAATTTAAAAAAGCTATGAAAAGCTTTGAAATGGAAGCAGTAATTAAAACAACAAAAGGAGACATATCAGTATATCTGTATCCTGAAGCTGCACCAAAAAATGTTGCAAACTTTGTATATCTGGCTAAAAATAATTTCTACAATGGACTTACTTTTCACAGAGTTATCCAGAATGTTCTTATACAGGGAGGAGATCCCCTTGGAAATGGAACAGGTGGAACAGGATACACAGTTAATGATGAGATTTCAGACTGGTTGAGTTTTGAAAATGCGGGAATGCTTGCAATGGCAAACAGTGGACAAAATACAAACAGCAGTCAGTTTTTCATAACAATATCTCCTCTTACACAATTAGACGGGAAACATACAATCATAGGAGAAACAAAATCTAGACAGGATTTAAGTGTTGTAAGAGTAATAAGACCTGATGATAAAATATTAAGTATTGAAATTAAAGGAAGAAAAATAGATGACTTCTTAAATTATTTTGCTTATGAAACAACTCAATGGGATGCAATATTGAAAGCTTCTCAGCAACAGTAA
- a CDS encoding ABC transporter permease, giving the protein MNLKIYKAMLSNSIQRVLIYRTTSILIVVFSLFFYFLEMFSGMVYFSYTDNILGWTKWDYFSLITTAAIIQNSYSFFFVWGTSDLSINIIQGKLDYTLLRPLNSFWYYALYMADFPSLINVILGIIVQGWIIFKYHIGFFHIIMYILFVIMGIWFQFLVCNFSNMITFWVDKADQILWIPETLEEISSRPASIYPKWVRGLLMWLLPILTAINLPVDIIRGQINLVNMLWYIGFVAFFTVINYKVWYAGLKKYQSSN; this is encoded by the coding sequence ATGAATTTGAAAATATATAAAGCAATGCTTTCAAACAGTATACAGAGGGTTCTGATTTATAGAACTACATCTATTCTAATTGTGGTATTTAGTTTATTTTTCTATTTTTTAGAGATGTTTTCGGGAATGGTTTATTTCAGCTATACAGACAATATACTAGGTTGGACAAAATGGGATTATTTTAGCCTTATAACAACAGCGGCAATTATTCAGAATAGTTATAGTTTCTTTTTTGTATGGGGAACAAGTGATTTATCTATTAATATAATTCAGGGGAAACTCGACTATACACTATTACGTCCATTAAACTCCTTCTGGTACTATGCATTATATATGGCAGATTTTCCAAGCCTTATAAACGTAATACTTGGAATTATAGTTCAGGGATGGATTATTTTTAAGTATCATATAGGATTTTTTCATATAATAATGTATATTCTATTTGTAATTATGGGGATATGGTTTCAGTTTTTAGTGTGTAATTTTTCAAATATGATTACCTTCTGGGTAGACAAGGCCGATCAGATTTTATGGATTCCTGAAACATTGGAAGAAATATCTTCAAGACCGGCATCTATTTATCCAAAATGGGTAAGAGGGCTTCTTATGTGGCTTCTTCCAATACTGACAGCTATTAATTTGCCGGTGGATATTATAAGAGGCCAGATTAATTTGGTGAATATGCTATGGTATATAGGATTTGTAGCTTTCTTTACGGTAATTAACTATAAAGTATGGTATGCAGGACTAAAAAAATACCAGTCAAGTAACTGA
- the groL gene encoding chaperonin GroEL (60 kDa chaperone family; promotes refolding of misfolded polypeptides especially under stressful conditions; forms two stacked rings of heptamers to form a barrel-shaped 14mer; ends can be capped by GroES; misfolded proteins enter the barrel where they are refolded when GroES binds), with amino-acid sequence MAKVIKFNEEARKALEVGVDTLADAVKITLGPKGRNVVLDKGYGIPTITNDGVTIAKEIELKDPIENLGAQIVKEVATKSNDVAGDGTTTATVLAQALIKEGLKMVASGANPVFIRKGMEKASKKVIEELIKRAKKIESNEEIAQVGAISASDREIGELIAQAMAKVGESGVITVEEAKSLDTTLEVVEGMQFDNGYLSPYMVSDSERMVVELDSPFVLITDKKISSMKELLPILEKTVEMGRPMLIIAEDVEGEALATLVVNKLRGTLNIAAVKAPAFGDRRKAMLQDIAILTGGEVISEEKGIKLETADINFLGQAKKVRITKDNTVIVDGLGAKEDIAARVGQIKNAIEETTSDYDREKLQERLAKLSGGVAVIKVGAATETEMKEKKLRIEDALNATKAAVEEGIVPGGGTILVQIAKAIEDFKLEGEEGLGVDIVKKALYAPMRQIALNAGLDAGVVIEKVKSSEEGIGFDAAKEEYVDMVKTGIIDPTKVTRSAIQNAISVSSVLLTTEVAVANEKEESPMGGMPGGMGMPGMM; translated from the coding sequence ATGGCAAAAGTAATTAAATTTAATGAAGAAGCAAGAAAAGCACTGGAAGTGGGAGTAGATACACTGGCAGATGCAGTAAAGATAACATTGGGACCTAAAGGAAGAAATGTTGTATTGGATAAAGGATATGGAATTCCTACCATTACAAATGACGGAGTTACAATAGCAAAGGAAATTGAGCTTAAAGATCCTATTGAAAATCTTGGGGCACAGATAGTAAAAGAAGTTGCAACAAAGTCAAATGATGTAGCAGGAGACGGAACAACTACAGCGACAGTTTTAGCTCAGGCATTAATAAAAGAAGGACTTAAAATGGTTGCTTCAGGGGCAAATCCAGTATTTATAAGAAAAGGAATGGAAAAAGCTTCTAAAAAAGTAATTGAAGAATTAATTAAAAGAGCTAAAAAAATAGAGTCTAACGAAGAAATAGCACAAGTTGGAGCAATTTCAGCAAGTGACAGGGAAATAGGGGAATTAATAGCACAGGCTATGGCAAAAGTAGGAGAATCAGGTGTAATTACAGTAGAAGAAGCAAAATCACTTGATACAACACTGGAAGTTGTGGAAGGAATGCAGTTTGACAATGGATATTTGTCGCCTTACATGGTTTCAGATTCAGAAAGAATGGTTGTAGAACTTGACAGTCCATTTGTTCTTATTACAGATAAAAAAATATCAAGCATGAAGGAATTATTGCCTATACTTGAAAAAACAGTTGAAATGGGAAGACCGATGCTTATAATTGCTGAAGATGTTGAAGGAGAAGCACTTGCAACATTGGTAGTAAATAAACTGAGAGGAACATTGAACATAGCTGCAGTTAAAGCACCTGCATTTGGAGATAGAAGAAAAGCTATGCTTCAGGATATAGCAATACTTACAGGTGGAGAAGTAATTTCAGAAGAAAAGGGAATTAAGCTGGAAACAGCAGATATTAATTTCCTTGGTCAAGCTAAGAAAGTAAGAATTACAAAGGATAACACAGTAATTGTAGATGGACTGGGAGCTAAGGAAGATATAGCGGCAAGAGTAGGCCAGATTAAAAATGCAATTGAAGAAACAACATCTGACTATGATAGGGAAAAATTACAGGAAAGATTGGCTAAACTTTCAGGAGGAGTTGCAGTTATAAAAGTTGGTGCGGCTACAGAAACTGAAATGAAAGAAAAGAAATTAAGAATAGAAGATGCTTTAAATGCCACTAAGGCGGCAGTTGAAGAAGGAATAGTTCCTGGCGGAGGAACAATACTTGTTCAAATAGCTAAAGCAATAGAAGACTTTAAACTGGAAGGTGAAGAAGGTCTTGGTGTGGATATTGTTAAGAAGGCACTTTACGCTCCAATGAGACAGATAGCATTAAATGCAGGATTGGATGCAGGAGTTGTAATTGAAAAAGTTAAAAGTTCTGAAGAAGGAATTGGGTTTGACGCTGCTAAGGAAGAATATGTTGATATGGTAAAAACAGGAATAATAGATCCTACAAAAGTAACAAGATCAGCTATTCAAAATGCAATATCAGTATCGTCTGTACTGTTAACTACAGAAGTGGCAGTTGCAAATGAAAAGGAAGAATCTCCAATGGGAGGAATGCCTGGTGGAATGGGAATGCCGGGAATGATGTAA
- a CDS encoding NADPH-dependent FMN reductase, whose product MDKKNILLIVGSFRKNSFNQSLADYIAEILKNEANVEFLNYRNLPILEQDTEYPAPEQVIDIRNQVRKADALWVVSPEYNGSYPALLKNVLDWLSRPEKPFDRETPTVISEKPVTVSAAAGTTEGKFVRENLSTLFSYIRMNPMPGNGAGIILPMEAWQTGVLTLTDEHKEIINRQIKDFLEFISK is encoded by the coding sequence ATGGATAAAAAAAATATATTACTGATTGTAGGTTCATTCAGAAAGAATTCCTTTAATCAGAGTCTTGCAGATTATATTGCAGAAATATTAAAAAATGAGGCAAATGTAGAATTTCTAAATTACAGGAATTTGCCAATATTGGAACAGGATACTGAATATCCTGCTCCGGAACAAGTGATTGATATACGTAATCAAGTAAGAAAAGCTGACGCATTGTGGGTAGTTTCACCTGAGTACAACGGTTCATACCCTGCACTATTGAAAAATGTTCTTGATTGGCTTTCCCGTCCTGAAAAGCCTTTTGACAGGGAAACTCCTACGGTTATTTCAGAAAAACCTGTTACAGTAAGTGCAGCTGCAGGTACTACCGAAGGAAAATTTGTCAGGGAAAACTTGTCAACCCTGTTCAGTTACATACGTATGAATCCTATGCCAGGAAATGGAGCAGGTATAATATTACCTATGGAAGCTTGGCAGACAGGGGTACTGACACTTACTGATGAACATAAGGAAATAATAAACAGACAAATTAAAGATTTTCTTGAATTTATTAGTAAATAA
- a CDS encoding ABC-2 family transporter protein, producing the protein MKKYIIIALNQATVNLQYKFNTAITLISRTIPIFMSYFLWTNIYKSMNGSKVGNYTRSQMVTYIILISLVDFLFNFSHMRELGKQIQEGTLTTLLLRPVSILNQSLATFIGKKFFMIIIYVTGILTYGFLGYFKDKLYFAEVAVFMILCFMMFFYLLSFLSTVGFWLIEVWPIQVIMLGVYSLFSGAFFPLDLLPEGVYNIFKYNPFALIGFVSVRAIQGMYSHREMAVYILVTVLWMVILRIGYEKAFRKGLKRYEGVGA; encoded by the coding sequence ATGAAAAAGTATATTATAATTGCACTAAATCAGGCTACAGTAAATTTACAGTATAAGTTTAATACGGCAATTACCCTTATTTCAAGAACAATACCAATATTTATGTCTTATTTTCTCTGGACTAATATATATAAGTCAATGAATGGAAGTAAAGTGGGAAACTATACAAGGAGCCAAATGGTTACATATATTATTCTTATAAGTCTGGTGGACTTTCTTTTCAATTTCAGTCATATGAGGGAACTTGGGAAACAGATTCAGGAAGGAACATTGACAACTTTACTGTTAAGACCTGTAAGTATACTGAATCAAAGTCTTGCAACCTTCATAGGAAAGAAATTTTTTATGATAATTATATATGTGACAGGAATTCTTACATACGGTTTTCTGGGCTATTTTAAGGATAAGCTTTATTTTGCAGAAGTTGCTGTATTTATGATTCTATGTTTCATGATGTTTTTTTACCTGTTATCCTTTCTTTCAACAGTAGGATTCTGGCTGATAGAAGTGTGGCCGATACAGGTAATAATGCTGGGAGTTTACTCTCTTTTTTCAGGAGCATTTTTTCCTTTGGATTTGCTTCCTGAAGGAGTGTACAATATATTTAAGTACAATCCCTTCGCCTTGATTGGATTTGTTTCAGTCCGTGCTATTCAGGGAATGTATTCTCATAGGGAAATGGCAGTCTATATTCTTGTTACTGTATTGTGGATGGTAATTTTAAGGATAGGATACGAGAAGGCGTTTAGAAAAGGTCTGAAAAGATATGAAGGGGTAGGTGCATAG
- a CDS encoding ATP-binding cassette domain-containing protein, which translates to MQKTGNEIIKCENLNYWYETYEKKSGIKGTLQDLWKRNHKRVMAIKNINISINKGEIVGLLGPNGAGKTTLIKLLTGILEVKSGEILCLNKTPYKKEKNYLKNIGVVMGQKSQLIWDLPAMETLRMLKEIYEIDRKEFEERLEKLLRLLNLKEKVSTPVRKLSLGERIKFELTCSLIHKPQILFLDEPTIGLDITSQYAVYDFLREVNKTENTTIILTSHYMKDIENLCERVIIILKGEKHFDLPLEELKEEFITKKTYIVESKRDELPFSGDNFTVKKLEKNTFEIYPENGEFEIGNLNLKDIVSIKENTPELEEIIFKLFSNKDSDSQVDISEETCQEEGSE; encoded by the coding sequence TTGCAAAAAACTGGAAATGAAATAATAAAATGCGAAAATTTAAATTACTGGTATGAAACTTATGAAAAAAAATCAGGAATAAAAGGTACATTACAGGATTTATGGAAAAGAAACCATAAAAGAGTAATGGCGATAAAAAATATAAATATATCAATAAATAAAGGGGAAATAGTCGGATTGCTCGGGCCTAACGGAGCAGGGAAGACAACCTTGATAAAATTGCTGACAGGAATTCTCGAAGTCAAGTCGGGAGAAATACTTTGTCTTAATAAAACACCTTATAAAAAAGAAAAGAATTATCTTAAAAATATAGGGGTGGTAATGGGACAGAAAAGTCAGCTTATTTGGGATTTGCCGGCTATGGAAACTTTAAGAATGTTAAAGGAAATTTATGAAATAGACAGAAAGGAATTTGAGGAAAGGCTTGAAAAACTTCTGAGATTGCTCAATCTGAAGGAAAAAGTCAGTACACCTGTCAGAAAGCTTTCGTTAGGAGAAAGAATAAAATTTGAGCTGACATGCTCACTAATCCATAAACCTCAAATTCTATTTCTGGATGAACCAACTATTGGGCTTGATATAACAAGTCAGTATGCAGTATATGATTTTTTAAGGGAAGTAAACAAAACAGAAAATACAACAATAATCTTAACAAGTCATTATATGAAGGACATTGAAAATTTATGTGAGAGAGTAATTATCATTTTAAAGGGTGAAAAGCATTTTGACTTACCACTTGAAGAATTAAAGGAAGAATTTATAACAAAAAAGACATATATTGTGGAAAGTAAAAGGGATGAATTGCCTTTTTCAGGAGATAACTTTACTGTAAAAAAACTGGAAAAAAATACTTTTGAAATTTATCCTGAAAATGGAGAATTTGAAATAGGTAACCTGAATTTAAAGGACATTGTTTCAATAAAGGAAAATACACCTGAACTGGAAGAAATTATATTTAAGCTTTTCAGTAACAAGGATTCTGACAGTCAAGTGGATATATCGGAAGAAACTTGTCAGGAAGAAGGCAGTGAATGA